One window from the genome of Bradyrhizobium xenonodulans encodes:
- a CDS encoding COG4223 family protein, with translation MADDKPEDAGKPQDAGKPEDLGMAPESGRAKRTPPTIDLEATEVSTQPQETAAEPEAQPAAEQAAHEQAAVEEAKVEEAKPEPQPEPVEAQAAVASPPISPWVIAPFSGAVAAAIVIGVGWMLGWPAVQAPPAAPQVTSATVDALSGRVAAVEAKAAKPAADPAMVARIDALEKSVGALRGDIASLRAQPAPRDTAASSDLANRVAQLERASKSERAELAQQGEKIADARTMDDKPLRHVVAASLLDVAVRHGDPYQSQLSAARSLAAKAELLKPLDTFASSGIPTPVALSRELLTIVPKLAPPPETPAANAGIVERLQAGASKLVRIERTDGVGNDRGAIVARVTAFALRNDFTEARRELKTLPEADRAPAQAWLDKADARDAALAASRKFADDAMADLVKPAQ, from the coding sequence ATGGCCGACGACAAGCCTGAAGACGCAGGCAAGCCTCAAGACGCGGGCAAGCCTGAAGACTTGGGAATGGCCCCCGAGTCCGGCCGTGCCAAGCGCACCCCGCCCACCATCGATCTCGAGGCGACAGAAGTCTCCACCCAGCCGCAGGAGACGGCCGCCGAACCGGAGGCTCAGCCGGCGGCCGAGCAGGCCGCGCATGAGCAGGCTGCGGTCGAAGAGGCCAAGGTTGAAGAGGCCAAACCCGAGCCGCAGCCCGAGCCCGTCGAAGCGCAGGCTGCCGTCGCGTCGCCGCCAATTTCTCCCTGGGTCATCGCGCCGTTCTCTGGCGCCGTCGCAGCAGCCATCGTGATCGGAGTCGGCTGGATGCTGGGCTGGCCCGCGGTGCAGGCGCCGCCGGCCGCGCCGCAAGTGACGAGTGCGACGGTCGATGCGCTGAGCGGCCGCGTTGCCGCAGTCGAAGCGAAGGCCGCCAAGCCCGCAGCCGATCCGGCCATGGTGGCGCGGATCGACGCGCTGGAAAAATCCGTTGGCGCCTTGCGCGGCGACATCGCCAGTCTGCGCGCGCAGCCCGCGCCGCGCGATACCGCGGCATCTTCCGATCTCGCCAACCGGGTCGCGCAGCTCGAGCGCGCCAGCAAGTCCGAACGCGCCGAGCTCGCGCAGCAGGGCGAGAAGATCGCCGACGCCAGGACGATGGACGACAAGCCGCTGCGCCATGTGGTGGCGGCGTCTCTGCTCGACGTCGCCGTTCGCCATGGCGATCCCTATCAGTCGCAGCTATCCGCGGCGCGCTCGCTCGCCGCCAAGGCCGAATTGTTGAAGCCGCTCGACACCTTTGCATCGTCAGGCATTCCGACGCCGGTCGCGCTGAGCCGCGAGCTGCTCACCATCGTGCCGAAACTGGCACCGCCGCCGGAAACCCCAGCTGCGAATGCCGGCATCGTCGAGCGGCTCCAGGCGGGGGCGTCAAAGCTCGTCCGCATCGAGCGCACCGACGGGGTCGGCAACGATCGCGGCGCTATCGTCGCACGAGTGACGGCTTTCGCGCTTCGTAACGATTTTACCGAGGCGCGGCGCGAGCTGAAGACCCTGCCCGAGGCCGATCGTGCGCCGGCGCAGGCCTGGCTCGACAAGGCCGATGCCCGCGACGCCGCGCTCGCGGCATCGCGCAAATTCGCCGACGATGCCATGGCGGATCTCGTTAAGCCCGCTCAATAA
- a CDS encoding heme biosynthesis HemY N-terminal domain-containing protein, with amino-acid sequence MLRIVLFLVLIALAAAGAAWVADQPGEVVMTWGGWRASPTIPVFVLLLGLFAVAIVLLWSALTATWRLPGRMRRRRHEKRHARGRHAITHGLLAIGHGDTALARRHTEAARRHAPNDPLALLLHAQSAQLEGNRDEAQRVFRVMAEREDTRLLGLRGLFIEAQRADDAVGAVMIAEEAIKLSPSSTWASHAVLGFRCARGDWSGALAILDSNLSAGLIDKAAYRRQRGVLLTARALELATMDRDVARESVMEAIKLAPTLVPAAVLAAKFESEAHQVRRAMKLVEAAWLANPHPDLADAYAHVKLGDSARQRLQRVETLAAKTAADKPGHVEGQLAIARAAIDASEFARARAVLAPYVNDPTQRVALLMAEIERTEHGDGGRARAWTLRAVRARHDPVWTADGYVSDRWRPVSPVTGRLDAFQWQTPVASLPSDKGTTIESSAFEEAMLAAPPPKRVTAAPSEGVVEPVVTAPAPVPAAQDNSPPEAKETVKETAAETVKEEPPATPAEPVKPGPEAAESSPAAATPVFRTRADLGKPAPGPIPAVIPIVRAPDDPGIDDEGPSDEFTEQIGTSKADAKAQAGGWRGFWSRWGA; translated from the coding sequence ATGCTTCGCATCGTCCTCTTCCTCGTTTTGATTGCGCTGGCGGCGGCCGGCGCGGCCTGGGTTGCCGACCAGCCCGGCGAAGTCGTGATGACCTGGGGCGGCTGGCGAGCCTCGCCGACCATTCCGGTGTTCGTGCTCCTTCTCGGCCTGTTTGCGGTGGCGATCGTTTTGCTCTGGAGCGCCCTGACCGCGACGTGGCGACTGCCTGGGCGCATGCGCCGTCGTCGTCACGAGAAGCGTCACGCCCGTGGCCGCCACGCCATCACCCACGGCCTGCTCGCGATCGGTCATGGCGATACCGCGCTCGCCCGCCGGCACACGGAAGCGGCGCGCCGGCATGCGCCGAACGATCCGCTCGCGTTGCTGCTGCACGCGCAGTCGGCCCAGCTCGAAGGCAATCGTGACGAGGCCCAGCGTGTCTTCCGCGTCATGGCCGAGCGTGAGGATACGCGGCTGCTCGGCCTGCGCGGCCTGTTCATCGAGGCGCAGCGCGCCGACGACGCGGTCGGCGCCGTGATGATCGCGGAGGAGGCGATCAAGCTATCGCCGTCCTCCACCTGGGCCTCGCATGCGGTGCTCGGCTTCCGCTGTGCGCGCGGCGATTGGAGCGGTGCGCTGGCGATCCTCGATTCGAATCTGTCCGCGGGCCTGATCGACAAGGCGGCCTATCGCCGGCAGCGCGGCGTGCTGCTCACGGCGCGCGCGCTCGAATTGGCGACGATGGACCGCGACGTCGCGCGCGAGAGCGTGATGGAGGCGATCAAGCTGGCGCCGACCCTGGTGCCGGCCGCGGTGCTGGCCGCAAAGTTCGAAAGCGAGGCGCATCAGGTGCGCCGTGCCATGAAGCTGGTCGAAGCTGCGTGGCTCGCCAATCCGCATCCGGATCTTGCCGACGCCTATGCGCATGTGAAGCTCGGCGATTCTGCGCGGCAACGCTTGCAGCGGGTCGAGACGCTCGCGGCCAAGACGGCTGCCGACAAGCCCGGCCATGTCGAGGGCCAGCTCGCGATCGCGCGCGCCGCGATCGATGCCTCCGAGTTCGCCCGTGCGCGCGCGGTGCTGGCGCCTTACGTCAACGATCCGACCCAGCGCGTCGCGTTGCTGATGGCCGAGATCGAACGCACCGAGCATGGCGACGGCGGCCGCGCCCGGGCCTGGACCCTGCGCGCGGTGCGCGCCCGCCACGATCCGGTCTGGACCGCGGACGGCTATGTCAGCGACCGCTGGCGTCCGGTCTCCCCGGTCACCGGCCGCCTCGACGCCTTCCAGTGGCAGACGCCGGTCGCAAGTCTGCCTTCCGACAAGGGGACCACGATCGAATCGTCGGCCTTCGAGGAAGCCATGCTGGCGGCGCCGCCGCCGAAGCGGGTGACCGCGGCCCCGAGCGAAGGTGTCGTGGAACCGGTCGTGACGGCGCCCGCTCCGGTGCCGGCCGCACAGGACAATTCGCCTCCTGAGGCCAAAGAGACGGTCAAGGAAACCGCCGCGGAGACCGTCAAGGAAGAGCCGCCGGCTACACCCGCGGAGCCGGTCAAGCCGGGCCCGGAGGCGGCCGAATCATCGCCGGCGGCGGCAACGCCGGTGTTCCGGACCCGTGCCGACCTCGGCAAGCCTGCTCCCGGCCCGATCCCGGCCGTCATCCCGATCGTCCGCGCGCCGGACGATCCCGGGATCGATGACGAGGGTCCGAGTGATGAATTTACGGAACAAATCGGCACGTCCAAGGCCGATGCGAAGGCCCAGGCCGGCGGCTGGCGCGGATTCTGGTCCCGCTGGGGCGCGTGA